Below is a genomic region from Persicimonas caeni.
AACTAGAAAATCTAGACCCTTATGATCGCTGTGTTTGTCTGGTGAGTTTGACGAACAAGTGTCCTTTCGGTCGCGCTCCGCGATGTGACCGGCACGCTGATATCCCGACCCTGAAGAGGTTGGCCAAGACCCACGATCCCGTCTTCATGATGGGGCTAGGCAATACCGCGCGTATCTGCCGACGAGTTCCGAACGCTCGGGGAGGGGCAGCGTCTCGAGCTCGTCGAGCATGAGGATGAGTCAGAGTGACTCGAGAACGGGCAGCGGCGGGTCGGGCTGGCATCCCGCGCTCCTGTCAAACGCAAAAGAGCCCGGGCGGCCAAACCGCCCGGGCTCTTTTGCTTTTTTGCTCGTTTACTTCTTCGCACTTTCCCTACCGAAATGGAGCTAGGGGGATTCGAACCCCCGGCCTCTAGAGTGCGATTCTAGCGCTCTCCCAGCTGAGCTATAGCCCCGAAGTCGGACGAGAAATAACCATTTCTCGCCCGTTGGTCAAGTCGTTCGTAAGAACCCTGAGAACGCGCCAGGTATTTCGGTGGCGCAAGGCTCGTGCGTCGGTTGCGCGAATTGATGCGGCGATTGGCGGGGATATGTCAAGTTTGCTATAGCTCACTAGTTGTTGGGCTACTAGATGGATGAACGTGTCGATGTGGCGGCCGGGTTCGGTCCCGCATGCTTGGGTCGTTGGGTGTCGGATGGAAACTGGTCTCAGTTGGTTTTGTCGCTGTCTGTTGGTCACGCTTTGCGTGGCTGTCGGCGTGTCGTCGGTCCCCGCGGACGTCTGCGCTCAGGATGGGGGCGACGACGTCGCGGAGTCGGAGGCGCCGATGCCGTCATCGGAGCAGCGCAAGCTCAACGACGAGGCGGTACGCGCCATTGGGGCCAAAGACTACACCAGGGCCATCTCGTACCTCGAGGAGTCGCTGTACCTGGGGGAACTCAATATTACCTACTTGAACTTGGGGCGGGCCTACCAACTGCTGGGTCAGTGCGCCAAGGCCAGGGCGGCCTATGCGAAGGTTGCGGAGGCTCCGGCGGTCAAAAAGCCTCGGGCAGCATTCGTCGAGTCGAAAGCTCAACAGTACCAGGCCGAGCTCGATGAGACTTGCCCCGAGCAGGACGAGGCGCCGGCGGCGGACGAAAGCAGCCAGACGCAAGCAGCGGACGACGTCGAGGCTTCGGAAGCCTCCGAGGTGACGGTCGGCGCGAAAGAAGGCGCGAACGAAAAGCCCCAGCAAGGGGCCGACACGGTCGAGCGGCCTGGCAATGCTGCGCCCCTTGGAGGTGCGGATGCCGGCGGCAATGCAGCCCTCGGCTGGGGGGCGACCGTCGGCGGGCTCGTATTGGTCGGCGGTGGCGTCGGGCTTCACCTTTGGGCGGAGTCGGTTCGTGACGAGGTCAGTGTGGAGCAGGCCCAGTTCGACGGGCAGCGCCGCGTCGTCAATATTTCCCAGTCGCAGGTCTACGAGCATCAGAGCAAGGCGAACACGCTCGACACCGTCGGCCTGTCGATGGGGATCGTCGGCGGGCTGTCGACCGCCGCGGGCATCTACTTGCTGGTGACCGATGACGCCGAGGACGGTGGTGCGGTGAGCGTCGGGCCGAGCAGCGACGGCGCGGGCATTGTGATTAACGGACGTTTTTGACGCCGAAGTCGCTCATCGCAAGAGGAGTGGCGCGTCGTCGAGGTTGAGGAGACGAAATTGAAAGTCGTACGCCTTTGGAGCGCTTCGGTGCTGGTCACGTTAGCCCTGAGCGGGTGCCAGACTGAACTCGAGCTGACCCAGAAGACTTTCGTGTGCCGCAGCAGTGCCGAGTGCACCGACGGCTTCGAGTGCGTCGAATTGCCTGAGGAGCCGGGCACGAAGATATGCGTCGAGTCGGGGACAGTTCTTGACGGCCCCGACGCGCGGGACGCGGATCGAGCCGACGTCAGTGACGACACCGATGTCGGCGGGGGGCCCGACGCCGACGATGGCCGAGACGTGGGGCCCTTGCCTGAAGGCGAGATTGTGGTGACCACGGGCAAAGACTTCTCGTGCGCCTTCATGCCCCAGGGAGATGCGTATTGCTGGGGCAACAACGCGGTCGGGCAGCTCGGAACCGGGACGGCTTCCGCGTCCCTGGTATTCGCGCCGACGCAGGTGGAAGTGCCCGAGGCGAAGTTCATCTCGACGCCGACTACCGTCGGCTCCAACGGCAAATTGACCTGTGCGATCGCCACGGATCGAACCGTGTATTGCTGGGGCGACAATTATTACGGCGGGGTCGACGCTACCTCGGATGCGCTCGAGATCGCCACCCCCACTCAGATCCCTTTCGACGGCGCTTCGCCGGTCTTCGAGCAGGTGTCCGTGGGTCAGACCCATGCATGTGCGTTGACGACTTCGAACGAGCTTTATTGCTGGGGATCGAACGGGAACGGAGAGCTCGGCGTCGGCAGCGTCGGAGACAACCAACCCAAACTCCCTCCCACCCGGGTCGATGACGCTCCGCTCGATGACCAGCGCAATGAGGTTTTCGTCCAGGTCGCCGCCGGCTTGGAGTTTACCTGCGCGCTGAGCTCGGAGAACCGCCTCTATTGCTGGGGGGACAATTTCAAAGGGCAGTTGGCCGACGGAACAAAGACGGGGTCACAGTATGTCCAAGAAGCCGCGCGTGGTGATTGGGTCTACTCCGACAATGTAGTCAGCTTGACGGCGGGAGCCTCGTCGGCCTGCATCGTGGGCGAGTCGGGCGCTGCTTATTGCTGGGGAGAGAATGAAAACGGGCAGCTCGGCGTGGGAGACGTCAAGGCGTCGTACGCCGAGCCGACGGAAGTGGAAGGAGAAGCGCGCTTCGGTGCGCTTTGGGTCGGCGAGAAGCACTCGTGTGGGCTTTCCGGGGAGCAAAAAGCGATCTGTTGGGGCAGGAATTTCGATCTGCAGTTGGGATTTCCCAACTCCGACGCCGACACCACCAATTACGACACGCCCGGGACGTCCGTGGACGAAGGGCTTGGCTTTCGACAACTGGCTCCCGCGATGTTCCATACGTGCGGGGTGAGCATGGATGACGTGGTGTATTGCTGGGGCTCGAACGAAAACGCTCAGCGTGGCAACGGCGTCGGGCCTTCACCGCCGACCGATGTACCTCAACGCGTTGTGTTCGACCCCTGAACAACTCGCCATCAGAGCAAAAAGGCCCGGACGCATGGAGCGTCCGGGCCTTTTTTCGTCACGGGTTTGCTCTCGCTCACTCTCCGTACAACTCTTCTTCGACGATGCGGTCGGCGACCACGCCCGTGGGGAGGTTCTCCTTGTCGGCGCGCTCGTAGATGGCCAGCATCGTGTCGAAGATGGCGCTGGTCTTCTCGCGGGCGGCGTCGGCGTCGTAGCCGGTGTACTCCTCGGCGACGTTGATGAGCCCGCCGGCGTTGATGGCGTAGTCGGGGGCGTACAGGATGCCGCGCTCCAGCAGCATGGCGCCGTGGCGGTCCTCGGCGAGTTGGTTGTTCGAGGCGCCGGCGACGATGTCGCACTTGAGGCGCGGGATGGTCTCGTCGTTGAGGATCGCGCCCAGGGCACACGGCGCGAAGATGTCGGCGTCGACGTCGTAAATCGACTCGGGGGCGACGCGCTCGGCGCCGAACTCGTCCTGGCAGCGCTCGATGGCTTCTTCGTTGACGTCGGTGACCGTCAGTTTGGCGCCGAGCTCGTGGAGCTCTTTGGCCAGATAATAGCCGACGTGGCCCACGCCCTGGACGCTGACGTGCAGGCCGTCGAGGTCGTCACGTCCGTAGCGATGCTTGACGGCGGCTTCGATGCCGCGGCGCACGCCGAACGCGGTGAACGGCGAGGGGTCGCCCGAGCCGCCCTCGGCGGTGCTGGTGCCGAGCACGTGGTCGGTCTGCTCGGCGACGACGTCCATGTCGCTGACGGCCGTGCCGCTGTCCTCGCAGGTGATGTACTTACCGCCAAGGCTGTCGACGAACTCGCCGTAGACGCTGAAGATGCGCTCGCGCTGCTCGTCCGACAGGTTCGGCGGGCGCACGATGACCGCTTTGCCGCCGCCGTGCGGAAGCTTGCTGATCGCCGCCTTGTAGCTCATGCCGCGCGCCAGGCGCATCGCGTCTTGGAGCGCGTCGTCGGTCGAGCCGTACTCGATGAAGCGGCAGCCGCCGATGGCCGGCCCGCGCTTCAAGTTGTGAATCGCGACGATGGCGCGAAGCTCGATTTGTGGGTCGACCTTCAGGTGCAGCTCGCCGTACTTGAGATCACTTGCGTAGTTGAACAGATCCACAGCGTCCTCCAAACGTGGCCGGAACGTCTCCTTTACGAGACGCGCGAGCCTACGACACAAAGGGGTGACTTCTTCAAAGGGCCTCGCCCATCGACGGCACATATAGTGGCGAAAGGGGGGGCGCGCAAGGGGAGAACTTGGCGTTTTACATGACGCTGTGCGTCATATTTTTCATAGGCTTAGAGCGTGTCGCCATCGATGGAATGTAACGGCGTGGCCCCTCTGTTCCAGTTCTCCCCCGATGCATGTGACGGAGTGTGAAATTGTGCTTTTCGTCCTTTGAGGGTGTTGGTTGTTTGTTCTACAAGGAACGTGTTAAACGGGGTGCCAGTTTTCTCAGTTCTGGCTCTTTTCTAGCCCCTCTCGAGCCGCTTACAAGCCGCAAGGCGGGGCGAGTTGCGAAGCATCATACCGAGGCCACTATGGCGACAATCATCTGCTCGAGTTGTGGAACTCGAAACCCTTCCGACAAAGAAGACTGCCGGCGCTGCGGTGAGGCGCTCGGCGACGTGATGCCGTCGACCGGCGGCGAGGTCTCGCCGATCGTCGACGGGCGTTGGGAAGTGGTGAAGCCTCTGCTCGGCACCGACAACCCCTATCTGTACATTGGGCGGGAGATGGAGTCGGGCCGCTCGGTGCTCATCAAGCGTTTGAGCCGCGCGGCGGCCCGAGACCGCACCGTGCGCGGCAAATTTGCCAAAGAGGCCGAGATTTTGGGGGCGCTGGAGCATCCGAACCTGGCGCGCATCGTCGACATGGTCGATGACAGCGACACGCCGGCGATGATCTTGGACGCGCCGGGCGATATCACGCTCGCCAAGCTGCTCGCCCGCAAGGGGCGATTGCCGGTGGGCATCGCCCTCGAGTTCACCCTGCAACTCCTGTCGACCCTCGACTTTCTGCACAAGAACCGGGTCACGCACCGTCAGTTGATGCCGACCAAGATTCTGGTCGGCAGCGACGCCCAGAAGGGCTTTCCGCTGCTGAGCGTAGTCGACTTCGGCCTGGCGCACCTGTCGAAGGTGCAGACCCTCGACGAGCTCGAGTTCGGCCCGAGCACGGTCGTGGGCATGAAGGTGACCGACACGGTCAGCGGCGCGGCGCCGCGCCCCTACCAGGCGCCCGAGCAGCTTCGCGGCGAGTCCCACGAGCAGAGCGATATCTACTCGCTGGGCGTCATCTTCTTCGAGATGCTCACCGGCGACCTGCCGTTGTCGTCGAACCCCGTCGACGAGAGCGGCACCGAACGAAGCATTCGCTCCGAGGAGCCCACGTCGGTGCGCCTGCTTCGCCCGGAGGTCTCCGCCGAACTCGAGGAGGTCATCCTGACCATGCTCTCGAAGGACGCCGAGCGACGCTTCCAAGACATCGACGCTGTCCGAAACGCCCTCGTCATGGCTCCCGAGGCCAAGACCGAGACGATGGTCGCCATCCCCAAGGGCACGTTCGTGCAGGGAAGCGCCGACGACGACGAAGACGGGCGTGACGAGGAGCGACCCCAGCGCGAGGTCTTCCTCGACGCGTTCTTCATCGA
It encodes:
- a CDS encoding SUMF1/EgtB/PvdO family nonheme iron enzyme translates to MATIICSSCGTRNPSDKEDCRRCGEALGDVMPSTGGEVSPIVDGRWEVVKPLLGTDNPYLYIGREMESGRSVLIKRLSRAAARDRTVRGKFAKEAEILGALEHPNLARIVDMVDDSDTPAMILDAPGDITLAKLLARKGRLPVGIALEFTLQLLSTLDFLHKNRVTHRQLMPTKILVGSDAQKGFPLLSVVDFGLAHLSKVQTLDELEFGPSTVVGMKVTDTVSGAAPRPYQAPEQLRGESHEQSDIYSLGVIFFEMLTGDLPLSSNPVDESGTERSIRSEEPTSVRLLRPEVSAELEEVILTMLSKDAERRFQDIDAVRNALVMAPEAKTETMVAIPKGTFVQGSADDDEDGRDEERPQREVFLDAFFIDRTPVTAAEYKAYLDATGTQPPEEWAKFNDPQEKPDRPAVLVNWDDANGYADWAGKRLPTEAEWEKAARGEDGRIYPWGEDEPSPKRAWFDQKHPSEVGARPFGTSPWGVHEMAGNVFEWVADWYDRDYYAEAPDENPQGPDSGTKKVIRGGSFAHGAFALRCATRGRYRPEAHRANHGFRCAWSLDE
- a CDS encoding tetratricopeptide repeat protein, which translates into the protein METGLSWFCRCLLVTLCVAVGVSSVPADVCAQDGGDDVAESEAPMPSSEQRKLNDEAVRAIGAKDYTRAISYLEESLYLGELNITYLNLGRAYQLLGQCAKARAAYAKVAEAPAVKKPRAAFVESKAQQYQAELDETCPEQDEAPAADESSQTQAADDVEASEASEVTVGAKEGANEKPQQGADTVERPGNAAPLGGADAGGNAALGWGATVGGLVLVGGGVGLHLWAESVRDEVSVEQAQFDGQRRVVNISQSQVYEHQSKANTLDTVGLSMGIVGGLSTAAGIYLLVTDDAEDGGAVSVGPSSDGAGIVINGRF
- a CDS encoding Leu/Phe/Val dehydrogenase gives rise to the protein MDLFNYASDLKYGELHLKVDPQIELRAIVAIHNLKRGPAIGGCRFIEYGSTDDALQDAMRLARGMSYKAAISKLPHGGGKAVIVRPPNLSDEQRERIFSVYGEFVDSLGGKYITCEDSGTAVSDMDVVAEQTDHVLGTSTAEGGSGDPSPFTAFGVRRGIEAAVKHRYGRDDLDGLHVSVQGVGHVGYYLAKELHELGAKLTVTDVNEEAIERCQDEFGAERVAPESIYDVDADIFAPCALGAILNDETIPRLKCDIVAGASNNQLAEDRHGAMLLERGILYAPDYAINAGGLINVAEEYTGYDADAAREKTSAIFDTMLAIYERADKENLPTGVVADRIVEEELYGE
- a CDS encoding RCC1 domain-containing protein produces the protein MKVVRLWSASVLVTLALSGCQTELELTQKTFVCRSSAECTDGFECVELPEEPGTKICVESGTVLDGPDARDADRADVSDDTDVGGGPDADDGRDVGPLPEGEIVVTTGKDFSCAFMPQGDAYCWGNNAVGQLGTGTASASLVFAPTQVEVPEAKFISTPTTVGSNGKLTCAIATDRTVYCWGDNYYGGVDATSDALEIATPTQIPFDGASPVFEQVSVGQTHACALTTSNELYCWGSNGNGELGVGSVGDNQPKLPPTRVDDAPLDDQRNEVFVQVAAGLEFTCALSSENRLYCWGDNFKGQLADGTKTGSQYVQEAARGDWVYSDNVVSLTAGASSACIVGESGAAYCWGENENGQLGVGDVKASYAEPTEVEGEARFGALWVGEKHSCGLSGEQKAICWGRNFDLQLGFPNSDADTTNYDTPGTSVDEGLGFRQLAPAMFHTCGVSMDDVVYCWGSNENAQRGNGVGPSPPTDVPQRVVFDP